A genomic stretch from Desulfurococcaceae archaeon MEX13E-LK6-19 includes:
- a CDS encoding polysaccharide biosynthesis protein, which translates to MDRKEVYIVASGGGHTGYAKAIAERIIELWGEEVQIVFIIPRNDKWSYWRLKKIKSSNTRVVQVLKPRGPHDPLYKSLGRIVYAFIDAYVKKTYKNVVVTTGSNHSLVVALAACLKKTRVLNMEVVDRIITASTTPRILYKIGFPTILHWQEQKRSYPKGVVVGPIYEKPVYKPFRGGYILVTTGTMGHELLFKKLLETDLENVVIQTGRVNPSYFTRIKKKWRVFRFDPDIDRWIAGADVVVTHQGLTAVNAALAYGKPVIIAYNPGLPRTSTILDSIFLAKKINGVTIDPRKISSKELEELILKARKLRPPKYVDGAYVFVKRILSEFIE; encoded by the coding sequence TTGGACAGAAAAGAAGTATATATTGTCGCCAGCGGTGGTGGACATACTGGCTATGCGAAAGCTATTGCAGAAAGAATTATTGAACTATGGGGAGAAGAAGTACAAATAGTGTTTATCATACCTCGCAATGATAAGTGGAGTTATTGGAGACTTAAGAAAATAAAGTCTAGCAATACAAGAGTAGTCCAAGTTCTAAAACCTAGAGGGCCTCATGATCCTCTATATAAGAGTCTAGGAAGAATAGTATATGCTTTTATAGATGCATATGTAAAAAAGACTTACAAAAATGTTGTTGTAACAACAGGATCGAATCATAGTCTTGTTGTTGCACTAGCGGCATGTTTAAAGAAGACAAGGGTACTAAATATGGAGGTTGTCGACAGAATTATTACAGCATCAACCACACCTAGAATCTTATACAAGATAGGATTTCCAACAATATTGCATTGGCAGGAACAAAAGAGGTCTTATCCAAAAGGAGTAGTTGTGGGGCCCATATACGAAAAACCAGTCTACAAACCGTTTCGAGGAGGATATATTCTCGTAACAACAGGAACTATGGGACATGAACTTCTCTTTAAGAAACTCCTAGAGACAGACCTTGAGAACGTAGTAATACAGACAGGACGAGTAAACCCTAGTTACTTCACTAGGATTAAGAAGAAGTGGCGTGTATTCCGCTTTGATCCAGATATAGATCGTTGGATTGCGGGAGCAGATGTTGTAGTAACTCATCAGGGACTTACAGCAGTTAATGCTGCTTTAGCCTACGGTAAGCCGGTCATTATTGCATATAATCCCGGGCTACCAAGGACGTCAACGATACTTGATTCAATATTTCTGGCAAAGAAAATCAATGGAGTAACTATAGACCCTAGGAAGATTTCATCTAAGGAACTTGAAGAACTTATTCTTAAAGCCAGGAAATTACGTCCCCCTAAATACGTTGATGGTGCTTATGTGTTTGTGAAAAGAATACTAAGTGAGTTTATAGAATAA
- a CDS encoding helix-turn-helix domain-containing protein has protein sequence MYITLDKERSVDKNFVRAFCSLVCGDRSDLSFKVYTLLVDEGTPLTLSEIKEKLGLPRTTLWRILRDLEIVGMVKRVKLENKDYWVPSGLYYGLLKVNPYLSKGVSEEELINMLAKLLADYAGRPWLSSLRTYWTINADGFLDYYEERVILRLTSDPVSITYTTFFYAEDDYKIDLQVNGQKLDPEISVLEISKNPPLNMAVVKIPIDIELSLSAKTPVPGIIRVSVRDRKRAIATRISERLVLCFNYTPLVMGAFYISAEYTAKGRIKFISAKRMESNINILRNEKYVADSIEISKERFHKITHVIEAYVPKYLQANWLILKTKTICPEMPRDLLQY, from the coding sequence ATGTATATAACGCTTGACAAGGAAAGGAGTGTAGATAAAAACTTTGTTAGAGCATTTTGTTCTCTAGTCTGTGGTGATAGAAGTGACTTAAGTTTCAAAGTATATACATTACTCGTAGATGAAGGTACACCATTAACTCTTTCTGAAATAAAGGAAAAGCTTGGACTGCCTAGGACCACTCTTTGGCGTATTCTAAGAGATCTCGAGATTGTTGGAATGGTTAAAAGAGTAAAACTTGAGAATAAAGACTATTGGGTTCCTTCGGGACTATATTATGGTTTACTAAAAGTTAATCCTTATTTAAGCAAAGGTGTCTCTGAGGAAGAACTAATTAATATGTTGGCAAAGCTTCTAGCTGATTACGCTGGGAGACCATGGCTCTCTAGTTTGAGAACTTATTGGACAATTAATGCAGATGGTTTCCTAGATTATTATGAGGAAAGAGTTATCTTGAGGTTAACTAGCGATCCCGTCAGCATAACTTATACTACTTTCTTCTATGCCGAGGATGATTACAAGATTGATCTTCAAGTTAATGGACAAAAACTTGATCCCGAGATAAGTGTTCTCGAGATCTCGAAGAACCCTCCTTTGAATATGGCTGTGGTGAAAATCCCTATAGATATAGAGTTGAGTTTATCGGCAAAAACCCCAGTACCAGGGATCATTAGGGTTAGCGTGAGGGATAGAAAAAGAGCTATAGCAACAAGGATTAGTGAAAGACTAGTACTTTGCTTCAACTATACACCATTAGTAATGGGGGCATTCTATATTTCAGCAGAATACACTGCTAAGGGTAGGATAAAATTCATTTCAGCGAAGAGAATGGAATCAAACATTAATATACTAAGGAATGAAAAATACGTGGCTGACTCCATAGAAATAAGTAAAGAACGGTTCCATAAAATAACCCATGTAATAGAGGCTTATGTTCCTAAGTATCTTCAGGCCAACTGGCTTATATTAAAAACAAAGACAATATGCCCTGAAATGCCAAGAGACTTGTTACAATACTAA
- a CDS encoding queuosine precursor transporter: protein MEYFDKKYAVLLGIFIASLTSSNYLAAKIALLGSINNIDLFVPAGVLAYAVTFTVTDVISEVYGKKAASTTVFIGFITQFFIIAYSLIAVLLPIAPFQEEYNTIFNRIFGVAPNIVVASLIAYLVSQNHDVWAFHWWKEKTHGRYLWLRNNASTIVSQFIDTLIFITLAFNVLPTITGGIAVPWSTIPFIILGQYLVKVSIALFDTPFVYLGVYILKGKIVFPKIILKTPIALRRE from the coding sequence ATGGAGTACTTTGATAAGAAATATGCCGTCCTGCTAGGCATATTTATTGCAAGCCTGACTTCATCGAATTATTTGGCAGCAAAAATAGCTCTCTTAGGGAGCATTAATAATATAGATCTATTTGTTCCTGCCGGTGTATTAGCTTATGCTGTAACATTTACAGTAACTGATGTAATAAGTGAGGTTTATGGCAAGAAGGCAGCATCTACGACAGTATTCATAGGATTTATAACTCAATTTTTCATAATAGCATACTCACTCATTGCAGTACTTCTCCCTATAGCGCCGTTCCAAGAAGAATACAACACTATATTTAACAGAATATTTGGTGTAGCACCAAATATTGTCGTAGCCAGTTTGATTGCATATTTGGTTAGCCAAAACCATGATGTATGGGCTTTCCACTGGTGGAAGGAGAAGACGCATGGAAGATATCTTTGGCTAAGAAATAATGCAAGCACAATTGTAAGCCAGTTTATCGACACACTGATATTCATTACACTCGCTTTCAATGTACTCCCAACAATCACCGGAGGCATAGCAGTGCCCTGGTCTACAATACCCTTCATTATCTTGGGACAGTATTTAGTCAAGGTATCTATAGCTCTCTTCGATACACCCTTCGTATACCTCGGCGTATACATTCTGAAAGGTAAGATCGTGTTTCCCAAGATTATATTAAAAACACCAATAGCGTTGAGGAGGGAGTAG
- a CDS encoding DUF5591 domain-containing protein, with the protein MGNKKGKEEKLEVIWDGKELDWVKPDTCREYLRGVGLKYLVNKYFEEGFKKILTNYRPKKKYIVGLIIPCSYGKPYSQSYIHYFIRKAIKDFILKEYVHEIIVTNAGVVPRELDEYWPYCAYDWNPKYETNEIKKMYTKVLASRLKTYIETFREYYTQFAAYLRWDSDSWKAVEIVSNELGIKIPNLAPSTIPAEELEEVRLGGLYDDPDLVLITHTSLSKLRENLAKLVDLSKSKKKT; encoded by the coding sequence ATGGGAAATAAAAAAGGAAAAGAAGAAAAACTAGAAGTAATATGGGATGGTAAAGAACTTGATTGGGTAAAACCTGATACCTGTAGAGAGTACTTGAGAGGTGTTGGACTAAAGTATTTAGTTAATAAGTATTTCGAAGAAGGTTTCAAGAAGATCCTCACCAACTATAGGCCCAAGAAAAAGTATATTGTAGGATTAATTATTCCATGTAGCTATGGTAAACCCTATAGCCAGAGCTATATACATTACTTCATAAGGAAAGCCATTAAGGATTTCATACTCAAAGAATACGTACACGAGATCATTGTCACTAATGCTGGTGTTGTTCCTCGTGAACTAGATGAATATTGGCCTTACTGCGCCTATGATTGGAACCCCAAGTATGAGACAAACGAGATTAAGAAAATGTATACAAAAGTACTCGCCTCAAGACTAAAGACGTACATAGAAACTTTTAGAGAATACTATACACAATTCGCAGCATACCTCAGATGGGATAGCGATAGCTGGAAAGCCGTAGAAATTGTTTCAAACGAGCTAGGAATAAAGATCCCTAACCTTGCTCCATCAACTATACCTGCAGAAGAACTAGAAGAAGTCCGCCTAGGAGGACTATACGACGACCCCGACTTAGTACTAATAACACATACATCATTATCAAAACTAAGAGAAAACCTAGCAAAACTAGTCGACCTATCAAAGTCAAAGAAGAAAACATAG
- a CDS encoding ribbon-helix-helix protein, CopG family → MRVISFKADEDFLEQVDKLARRMNLSRSELIRVAIESFIKINGNNINISSLTKKLKEI, encoded by the coding sequence TTGCGTGTCATTAGTTTTAAAGCTGATGAGGATTTTCTTGAGCAAGTGGATAAGCTTGCACGCCGGATGAACTTATCACGAAGCGAGCTCATAAGAGTGGCTATCGAGTCTTTTATCAAAATTAATGGTAATAATATTAATATATCGTCTTTGACGAAAAAACTTAAAGAGATATAA
- a CDS encoding DMT family transporter encodes MEKVIMLNNKRMYALAGALLVTFLWSTSYVFIKIGLRELNPIAFAAYRYTIASIILMIIVLTSYKGGKSLEIKQLPVFLVLGFTGYFVAQGLQFLGLYYLPAITVTFILNMTPIFVLVLSALFLKEKPTFLQFVGIMIVICGVILFFSSSLLALNEVLGVFLTVLSGLGWASYMIISRYYLRGNKIEVLVLTSYSMSFGSLLLLGTAILGNSIMFPSVGSWFIILWLSIINTVLAFVLWNHALKVLRAYEQSILQNTMLIQITLLAYVFLGETLTLQKTLGIIVVFIGVLIVQLSPR; translated from the coding sequence TTGGAGAAGGTAATTATGTTAAATAATAAACGAATGTATGCTTTGGCTGGGGCTTTACTGGTTACGTTTCTTTGGTCAACATCCTATGTGTTCATCAAGATTGGTCTTAGAGAATTGAATCCCATAGCTTTTGCAGCCTATAGATACACTATTGCTTCCATAATATTGATGATAATTGTACTAACTAGTTATAAAGGCGGTAAAAGTCTTGAAATCAAGCAGTTACCAGTATTTTTAGTACTAGGGTTTACGGGATATTTTGTAGCCCAGGGATTGCAATTTTTGGGTTTATATTATCTCCCAGCAATCACTGTAACGTTTATTCTTAATATGACGCCTATCTTTGTTTTGGTATTAAGTGCTCTTTTTCTTAAGGAGAAACCTACGTTTCTTCAATTTGTAGGGATAATGATTGTCATTTGTGGGGTGATATTATTTTTCTCGAGTTCATTGCTTGCACTTAATGAAGTTCTCGGTGTATTTTTGACTGTGCTTTCAGGTTTAGGTTGGGCATCATATATGATTATCTCTAGGTACTATCTAAGAGGCAATAAAATAGAAGTCCTTGTATTAACTTCCTATTCAATGTCTTTTGGTTCGTTATTACTTCTCGGGACAGCTATTCTGGGTAATAGTATTATGTTCCCTTCTGTAGGTAGTTGGTTTATAATATTATGGCTCAGCATCATAAATACTGTACTAGCCTTTGTTTTATGGAACCATGCACTAAAAGTACTAAGAGCTTATGAGCAATCCATATTACAGAACACCATGTTGATACAAATAACATTATTAGCCTACGTATTCCTTGGAGAAACACTTACCCTCCAAAAGACTCTAGGAATAATAGTGGTCTTCATTGGAGTATTAATAGTACAGCTATCACCTAGATAA
- a CDS encoding carbon-nitrogen hydrolase family protein, which translates to MRLPDIEIIYADKEDSVKSPRKSYVAVYHGLTRIYSRKLNIERIKVIAKIARAKRARALILPAYFNTGPIIEFSDLSQRKYMLRLFEQVSDTTIDSLRGIALSERIDILVSSFLEKAGAHHYISSLMILKDGSIGGRYRKILLSEKEDLYGVKSGKKIVVFNTSKINYGVVINDEIMVPELCRGLKALGANIIVVPVNPLGFKYKMAYIVGRVRALENDIAVLFVGGVIEHHDKIVSAAPTVLISNAGDPLFEYNENKPALIFFDIDTLAKESAGILDVLTIYHINKIVFSELKKLQRELKEKLYSQLHTQKEEES; encoded by the coding sequence ATGCGGTTACCTGACATAGAAATAATATACGCGGATAAAGAGGATAGTGTAAAGAGTCCTCGGAAAAGTTATGTTGCCGTATATCATGGGCTAACACGGATATATTCACGTAAACTAAATATTGAAAGAATAAAAGTTATTGCTAAAATAGCACGTGCTAAACGTGCTAGAGCATTAATATTACCGGCATATTTTAACACAGGACCTATCATCGAATTTTCTGATTTGTCTCAGAGAAAATACATGCTTAGGTTATTTGAACAAGTAAGTGATACAACAATAGATTCTCTTAGGGGCATAGCGTTATCTGAAAGAATAGATATTCTCGTGTCTTCCTTTCTTGAAAAAGCTGGTGCACACCACTATATTTCAAGTCTAATGATACTAAAGGATGGTAGTATAGGTGGTAGATACAGGAAAATATTGTTGTCTGAAAAAGAAGACCTCTATGGTGTTAAAAGCGGTAAGAAAATAGTTGTGTTCAATACCTCGAAAATAAATTATGGTGTTGTTATTAATGATGAAATAATGGTGCCCGAATTATGTCGTGGACTTAAAGCATTGGGGGCAAATATCATTGTTGTCCCTGTTAACCCTTTAGGCTTCAAGTACAAGATGGCTTATATTGTTGGAAGAGTACGTGCTTTAGAAAACGATATCGCGGTTCTTTTTGTGGGAGGAGTTATTGAGCATCATGATAAAATAGTTTCAGCGGCACCAACCGTCCTTATAAGTAATGCTGGAGATCCGTTGTTTGAATATAACGAAAATAAACCAGCACTAATATTCTTCGACATAGATACTCTTGCCAAAGAATCTGCTGGAATACTTGATGTATTAACTATTTATCATATAAACAAAATAGTGTTTAGCGAATTAAAGAAACTCCAGCGAGAACTAAAGGAAAAGCTTTATAGTCAGCTACATACTCAAAAAGAGGAAGAATCTTAG
- the rgy gene encoding reverse gyrase — MKGDLKEIHGFYRYSCPNCYGVNDDVRLSFKAPCKKDLSDDIFLNIIKKIDTKDYYNLVKTYAENVTVLKNLKKIIAVEERVKKLEEFFSKATMGSKFWSAQRTWARRVIKGKSFSIIAPTGMGKTTFGLITALYLTSNKKSKSYLVFPTTPLLRQAYEKIMSYAEKTGVDLKIVVFHGKLSKKEREEVLKRIEEGDFDILMTTSMFIHKYNEILKKHNYSFIMVDDVDAILRSGKSIRLLLEIVGFTPEEIDAGLQIIKLRAQLARIRDEEERMKLEKELARLEKIVEKARRRVKTVVVVSSATGRPRGIYPRLFRVLLGFEAGSRAEAIRNIVDSYLIPEKDVTEHLVEILRKLGSGGLVYVPVDKGIEYAEEIAKILRENGVNAETFHSKKNIKVLERFIEGEIDILVGVATYYGVMVRGLDLPERVRYAVFVGVPRHKFSTKLEKPKPGDILRVLTILRDAVEGDEKRELELMIGRISSRLRRLTQAAIAKLGEELNKAIAGEEHEENPLLKMLLEGWQKARELLARKDVQERLKKSGDIALIEEDGATYLLIPDVATYIQASGRTSRLYPGGITKGLSVVLVDDIRLLNGLVKRMRWLFEEIEFKPFNELDLDELLKEIDSDRERVRKILSGEIAVKETIEISKSALLVVESPNKARTIANFFGKPSIRIIGDNIRAYDVTTGDYVLTIVASVGHVYDLVVDEGIDGVVIVDNRFVPVYTDIKKCNKCGHQFTEETMRCPRCGSRDVSRKLDVVRVLQELASEVDLVFIGTDPDTEGEKIGWDLKVLLEPYTREIKRIEFHEVTRKAILNAIRNPRDFDLRLVEAQIIRRIEDRWLGFSLSRKLWYDLWPYYCMDYLVKRKGINIDCCREINRNLSAGRVQTPVLGYVIERYDMATHPEKYGLLKYLVVIENGIITVELDQEAINRIGVKKPKELIGKEVKVTEIERKTEEVNPPPPYTTDTLLADASAKLGLSSTRAMQIAQELFEMGFITYHRTDSTRVSDAGIAVARQWLQEKYGDKYREVFKPRTWGVGGAHEAIRPTRPIDADRLRELVREGIIQPVRPLTKQHYAVYDMIFRRFIASQMIPAVVQKQILEVSINGYRTTVETVIDILKRGFLEVNPIITMAIPIKPGIYKITDATERKPPLARFHDVIKWMKEQGIGRPSTYAKIIQTLLDRKYVKVTGRAKALIPTPRAFYVYNFLNKYFGDVVSVETTRRLEEKMKLVEEGKLDYQSVLRQIYDEVIHKVINVRSDAERREVCGYLT, encoded by the coding sequence ATGAAGGGAGACCTAAAGGAAATACATGGATTCTACCGGTACTCGTGTCCTAACTGTTATGGGGTAAATGATGACGTCCGGTTATCATTCAAGGCTCCTTGTAAAAAAGACTTAAGTGATGATATATTCCTCAACATAATCAAGAAAATTGATACAAAAGATTATTATAATCTAGTAAAAACTTATGCAGAAAATGTTACTGTACTTAAGAATTTAAAGAAGATTATTGCTGTAGAAGAAAGAGTGAAGAAACTGGAGGAATTCTTTAGCAAAGCTACGATGGGCTCTAAATTCTGGAGCGCACAAAGAACATGGGCACGTCGTGTCATCAAAGGTAAATCATTCTCCATAATAGCGCCTACAGGTATGGGGAAAACGACCTTTGGTCTAATAACGGCGCTATATCTGACAAGCAATAAAAAAAGTAAATCATATCTTGTTTTCCCGACAACACCATTGCTTAGACAAGCATACGAGAAGATCATGTCTTATGCAGAAAAAACAGGCGTAGACCTGAAAATAGTTGTCTTTCACGGAAAACTTTCTAAAAAAGAAAGAGAAGAAGTGCTAAAGCGTATTGAAGAAGGAGACTTCGACATTCTTATGACAACATCAATGTTTATACATAAGTACAATGAGATACTCAAAAAACATAATTACTCATTTATAATGGTTGACGATGTTGACGCGATACTGCGCAGTGGTAAAAGCATACGATTACTCCTAGAAATCGTAGGTTTCACCCCTGAAGAAATAGATGCTGGGCTTCAAATTATTAAGTTGAGAGCACAATTGGCTAGAATACGTGATGAAGAAGAGAGAATGAAACTAGAGAAGGAACTTGCTAGACTTGAGAAAATTGTAGAAAAAGCACGTAGGAGAGTAAAAACTGTTGTTGTTGTCTCGAGTGCTACTGGGAGACCACGAGGGATTTATCCAAGGTTATTCAGAGTATTATTGGGATTTGAAGCAGGTAGTCGAGCTGAAGCAATAAGAAACATAGTTGATTCCTATTTAATACCTGAAAAAGATGTTACGGAGCATCTAGTAGAAATTTTAAGAAAACTTGGAAGCGGCGGTCTCGTTTACGTACCTGTTGATAAAGGAATAGAGTATGCAGAGGAGATCGCGAAAATACTTAGAGAGAATGGAGTTAATGCAGAAACGTTCCATTCTAAAAAGAATATAAAAGTTCTTGAACGCTTTATTGAAGGAGAGATCGATATACTTGTTGGTGTTGCAACATACTATGGTGTAATGGTTAGAGGTCTCGATCTACCAGAAAGAGTAAGGTATGCTGTCTTCGTGGGTGTTCCACGTCACAAATTTAGTACCAAGTTAGAGAAGCCAAAGCCAGGTGATATCTTAAGAGTATTAACCATTCTCAGAGATGCTGTCGAAGGCGATGAGAAGAGAGAATTAGAATTAATGATAGGGAGGATAAGTAGTAGACTTCGTAGATTAACGCAAGCAGCCATAGCAAAGCTTGGTGAAGAATTAAACAAGGCTATTGCAGGGGAGGAGCATGAAGAAAACCCATTACTGAAAATGCTTCTCGAAGGATGGCAAAAAGCTAGAGAGCTATTGGCTAGAAAAGATGTTCAAGAGCGGCTGAAGAAAAGTGGCGACATAGCATTAATTGAAGAAGATGGAGCAACATATTTGCTAATACCTGATGTCGCTACCTATATACAGGCTAGTGGAAGAACCTCGAGATTATACCCGGGTGGTATAACTAAAGGACTTTCTGTAGTACTTGTGGATGATATAAGGCTATTGAATGGTCTCGTGAAACGTATGAGATGGTTGTTTGAGGAAATAGAGTTCAAGCCTTTCAATGAACTTGATCTAGATGAATTGTTGAAAGAAATAGATAGTGATAGAGAACGTGTTAGAAAGATTTTGAGTGGAGAAATAGCGGTAAAAGAAACTATAGAGATATCGAAATCAGCCTTGCTTGTAGTTGAATCACCTAATAAGGCAAGGACTATAGCAAACTTCTTTGGTAAACCAAGTATTAGAATTATTGGAGACAACATCAGAGCTTATGATGTGACAACAGGTGACTACGTTTTAACAATTGTAGCTAGTGTAGGTCATGTTTACGATCTTGTAGTTGATGAGGGTATTGACGGTGTTGTTATTGTAGACAATAGATTCGTTCCTGTTTACACTGATATAAAGAAGTGTAATAAATGTGGGCATCAGTTTACCGAGGAAACCATGAGATGTCCTCGATGTGGGTCAAGAGATGTTTCAAGAAAGCTTGATGTTGTGCGTGTGCTGCAGGAACTAGCTAGTGAAGTAGATCTTGTGTTCATAGGAACAGACCCTGATACTGAAGGAGAAAAAATAGGATGGGATCTCAAGGTACTTCTTGAGCCTTATACACGTGAAATCAAGAGGATAGAGTTTCATGAAGTAACAAGAAAAGCTATACTGAATGCTATAAGAAATCCACGTGACTTCGATTTAAGACTGGTTGAAGCACAGATTATTAGGCGTATAGAAGATAGATGGCTAGGCTTCTCATTATCTAGGAAACTGTGGTACGATTTATGGCCTTACTATTGTATGGACTATCTTGTAAAAAGGAAAGGTATTAACATTGATTGTTGTCGTGAAATAAACAGGAATCTTAGTGCAGGACGTGTTCAAACACCCGTTCTCGGCTATGTTATTGAGAGATATGATATGGCTACTCATCCCGAAAAGTATGGTTTGTTAAAGTATCTTGTTGTTATAGAGAATGGTATTATTACTGTTGAACTAGACCAAGAGGCAATCAATAGGATTGGTGTTAAGAAACCAAAAGAACTTATTGGTAAGGAAGTTAAAGTCACTGAAATCGAACGTAAGACAGAAGAAGTGAACCCACCACCACCTTATACCACAGATACATTATTAGCTGATGCCTCAGCGAAACTAGGTCTTAGTTCTACTAGGGCGATGCAAATTGCACAAGAACTATTCGAAATGGGTTTCATAACATACCATAGAACAGATAGTACTAGAGTTTCCGATGCAGGTATTGCAGTAGCAAGGCAATGGCTTCAAGAAAAATATGGAGACAAATACAGAGAAGTATTTAAGCCCAGAACATGGGGTGTAGGAGGAGCTCACGAGGCAATTAGGCCTACTCGCCCTATAGATGCTGACAGGCTAAGAGAACTTGTTAGAGAAGGTATAATCCAACCTGTTAGGCCTCTTACCAAGCAGCACTATGCTGTTTACGATATGATCTTTAGGAGGTTTATTGCTAGCCAGATGATCCCGGCAGTCGTTCAAAAGCAAATCCTTGAGGTAAGTATCAATGGGTATAGAACAACAGTTGAAACAGTGATAGATATACTGAAGCGTGGTTTCCTAGAGGTAAACCCGATCATAACTATGGCTATACCTATTAAGCCGGGTATATACAAGATAACAGATGCTACCGAAAGAAAGCCTCCATTAGCTAGATTCCATGATGTAATAAAGTGGATGAAAGAACAGGGCATAGGAAGACCTAGTACTTACGCCAAGATTATCCAAACACTGCTCGACAGGAAATATGTAAAAGTAACTGGTAGGGCTAAAGCTCTAATACCGACGCCTAGAGCATTCTATGTCTACAACTTCTTGAATAAGTACTTTGGCGACGTTGTTAGCGTGGAGACAACTAGGCGTCTTGAAGAGAAAATGAAACTTGTTGAAGAAGGTAAACTTGATTATCAGAGTGTACTTAGGCAAATATATGATGAGGTTATACATAAAGTAATCAACGTAAGAAGTGATGCTGAGAGAAGAGAGGTATGCGGTTACCTGACATAG
- a CDS encoding KaiC domain-containing protein, whose translation MVERVKTGIPGFDEILYGGIPKRNVVLLSGGPGTGKSIFGQQYLWNGLQMGEPGVYVALEEHPVQVRINMRQFGWDVRKYEQEGTFAIVDAFTAGIGEAAKRERYVVRDPTDVGLLIDVLREAIRDTGAQRVVVDSVSTLYLTKPSVARSVVLMLKKVLSGMGTTSILISQVSVTERGFGGPGVEHAADGIVRLDLDEYGGELIRSLIVWKMRGTKHSMRRHPFEITDKGIIVHHDKVIKVKGAGVSITQL comes from the coding sequence GTGGTTGAAAGAGTAAAAACAGGGATACCTGGATTCGACGAGATACTCTATGGAGGAATACCTAAGAGGAATGTAGTGTTATTATCTGGCGGTCCTGGTACCGGGAAATCTATATTTGGCCAGCAATACCTTTGGAACGGTCTTCAAATGGGTGAACCTGGTGTATATGTTGCTTTAGAGGAACACCCTGTTCAAGTAAGAATTAACATGAGACAGTTTGGTTGGGATGTTAGAAAGTATGAGCAAGAAGGAACATTTGCTATCGTCGACGCGTTTACGGCTGGTATTGGTGAAGCAGCTAAAAGAGAAAGGTATGTGGTTAGAGACCCTACTGATGTAGGTCTACTTATTGATGTGTTAAGGGAAGCAATACGCGATACTGGGGCGCAGAGAGTTGTTGTTGACTCGGTTTCAACTCTCTATTTAACAAAACCAAGTGTTGCTAGATCAGTAGTGTTAATGCTTAAGAAAGTATTAAGTGGTATGGGAACAACAAGCATTCTTATATCACAGGTTAGCGTCACAGAAAGAGGTTTCGGTGGACCCGGAGTAGAACATGCAGCTGATGGTATTGTAAGGCTCGATCTAGATGAGTACGGCGGCGAACTTATTAGAAGTCTCATTGTATGGAAAATGAGAGGAACAAAACACAGCATGAGGAGACACCCCTTCGAAATAACGGACAAGGGTATTATAGTACATCATGATAAAGTAATAAAGGTAAAGGGAGCAGGTGTAAGTATAACCCAGCTATAA